DNA sequence from the Nicotiana tomentosiformis chromosome 3, ASM39032v3, whole genome shotgun sequence genome:
CCCACATGATGATATGCTCGAGCTATGTTGAATAATGCTTCTTGACTTTCTCCACAAAGTTTTAGATACTTGAACAAAAATGCCATGCCTTGTACCACACACTGATGCTTATTCTTAAGTCTGACATCAAAGGCTAAATTAATCAATGAAGTCCCAACACAAAGATTAACAAATGGACTATCAGGAAGAAGCTTGTAGGCATGTAGGTATTCTTCTGCAGCAGTTTGATATAGGCAGCCCATACTAAACTGATGCCCTGAAATGATAATTGGAGGTACACATTCTTTCTCCTTTTCCCGAATCCTACGCAAGAATCGAGAATGCTTATGCCGATAAATCTCCATTTTGCATAGTGCTTTAAAGTAGTAATTCCACACTGATATTTTGTAAGGATGTCGCTGAAGAATATCCCTGACAAAATCATACCCACGTCTAGGATCTATCACATTGTATGCCATCTGAGCTCCAAGAAGTGAAAGCTCTTCAATTTTTTCAGAAGATATCGCATTAGAAGAAAAGGGCATGATCCATTTACAAACATCCAATGCTTCTTCATGTCTCCCTAGAGACGCCAACGCTTTGGCCAATTCAATAACAAGCTGATGATTTTCCTCATCTCTTAAGAGCTGAGGAGTTGgaagtttcttcttcttctttggccAACATTCATCGTCTGACTCTTCACTTTGCCAGTCCACACCAGCAGCTAATGCTTTCAATTTCATTTCCTCCTTCAAATTTGTTCTCCGTTGAAGGAGCCTCTTTGCTCTAGCAGCCTTTTCACGCTCAGCAGCAGTAACTGCTGGTTTAAATCTCTGAAATAGGTTGTCAACTTGATTGTTTTCCAACACTCTGGCTCTCTCAATCAGCTCACTCGTTGAAAGCTTTTTCTTTTTAGCAACCTGCTCCTCTGTTGTTTCAGAGGTGATTAATTGACTAACCAGGGGAAAGAATACATCTACAAACTCTTGAAGCATATTTTTAGTTTGATAAATCTTAGCAAGCTTTAGTCTTACTTTCTCATCATGCCACCAAAACTTAGACTTCTCGCTGCATGAATCTGCCCCAAAATCTAAAACTGGTGAAGAGAGCAATGATATGgcttctttttccttcttttcttcaAGAAGAAGAGAAGCTAAACTTATCCGCACTTCAACATTGTCCTCAAGTGAATGTACAGCTTTGTAGAAGAACCAAATTGCCTCTTCCTTTTTCTCCAATGACAGGTAACATTGGGCAATTTTCAGATTCAAGATCCCATCATCAACTCCCTGGTTTCCTTCTAACATCAAATAGTAATGTAAAGCATATTCATAGTGCTCAAGAATCTTAAATGTGTTTGCAATTTCAACAACTGAATCAACATTATCATTTGCATTTtctagtccaaaagccttcaatAAGGTTTCAGCTTTACTCAGATTTCCAAGATAAATGTTGCAGATTCCTGCTTTTGCTGTTAGATTCAATGGCCATTCTCTCCCCATAAAACATCCTTCAATATGTTGAAGAGCTTTAGCATATTCTCCATTTTCAATGCATATAGTTGCCAGCATATCAATAATTATTGGATCAGCATCCGTTTTGCGATATTTAAGATAATCCTCCAGCATCAAAAGGGAATGTTCAGTTTTACCAATTTGCTTATACAACTTTGCTGCCGATATGCATGCTTCAATATTGTCCGGAAGAAGTTGAAATACTTTTTCATATGCCTTGGCAGCTTTCTCATATTCTTTCAGCTCAAGGTAATGGGATGCAGAAAGTAGTCTGAGTGAAATATCTTCAGGCTCCGCAGCTATTGCCTTAGGAAGATACTTATTCACATCAGCAGCATTCCCTTGTTCTAAAGACCATGAGAGAAGCAGCTTCCACAATGAGGTGTCTCTTGGCATAACTAAAGCGGCAAGTTCATAAAAATACATGGATTTTCTCTTTTCACCAATAGCATCATATACAACAGCAAGTGTATGATATGCATCAGGTGTAGGTTCTAGCTGAATAACTTCATGTAACAGTTTCAATGC
Encoded proteins:
- the LOC104088172 gene encoding uncharacterized protein isoform X2, giving the protein MGSVESDGSEGAEAIDDCEDNYDRQDSAEEEEFEGVSVNLLPADNYELLAERKRKALAGCQHKQTKKKREEEDIVGASFDEIMEAMSFGSKRKHKKDKRVGRPKGSRNKVNLEARKLLGEATLCYAAGKYTEALKLLHEVIQLEPTPDAYHTLAVVYDAIGEKRKSMYFYELAALVMPRDTSLWKLLLSWSLEQGNAADVNKYLPKAIAAEPEDISLRLLSASHYLELKEYEKAAKAYEKVFQLLPDNIEACISAAKLYKQIGKTEHSLLMLEDYLKYRKTDADPIIIDMLATICIENGEYAKALQHIEGCFMGREWPLNLTAKAGICNIYLGNLSKAETLLKAFGLENANDNVDSVVEIANTFKILEHYEYALHYYLMLEGNQGVDDGILNLKIAQCYLSLEKKEEAIWFFYKAVHSLEDNVEVRISLASLLLEEKKEKEAISLLSSPVLDFGADSCSEKSKFWWHDEKVRLKLAKIYQTKNMLQEFVDVFFPLVSQLITSETTEEQVAKKKKLSTSELIERARVLENNQVDNLFQRFKPAVTAAEREKAARAKRLLQRRTNLKEEMKLKALAAGVDWQSEESDDECWPKKKKKLPTPQLLRDEENHQLVIELAKALASLGRHEEALDVCKWIMPFSSNAISSEKIEELSLLGAQMAYNVIDPRRGYDFVRDILQRHPYKISVWNYYFKALCKMEIYRHKHSRFLRRIREKEKECVPPIIISGHQFSMGCLYQTAAEEYLHAYKLLPDSPFVNLCVGTSLINLAFDVRLKNKHQCVVQGMAFLFKYLKLCGESQEALFNIARAYHHVGLVSLAASYYEKVIAACIEKQLTTCT
- the LOC104088172 gene encoding uncharacterized protein isoform X1; this translates as MGSVESDGSEGAEAIDDCEDNYDRQDSAEEEEFEGVSVNLLPADNYELLAERKRKALAGCQHKQTKKKREEEDIVGASFDEIMEAMSFGSKRKHKKDKRVGRPKGSRNKVNLEARKLLGEATLCYAAGKYTEALKLLHEVIQLEPTPDAYHTLAVVYDAIGEKRKSMYFYELAALVMPRDTSLWKLLLSWSLEQGNAADVNKYLPKAIAAEPEDISLRLLSASHYLELKEYEKAAKAYEKVFQLLPDNIEACISAAKLYKQIGKTEHSLLMLEDYLKYRKTDADPIIIDMLATICIENGEYAKALQHIEGCFMGREWPLNLTAKAGICNIYLGNLSKAETLLKAFGLENANDNVDSVVEIANTFKILEHYEYALHYYLMLEGNQGVDDGILNLKIAQCYLSLEKKEEAIWFFYKAVHSLEDNVEVRISLASLLLEEKKEKEAISLLSSPVLDFGADSCSEKSKFWWHDEKVRLKLAKIYQTKNMLQEFVDVFFPLVSQLITSETTEEQVAKKKKLSTSELIERARVLENNQVDNLFQRFKPAVTAAEREKAARAKRLLQRRTNLKEEMKLKALAAGVDWQSEESDDECWPKKKKKLPTPQLLRDEENHQLVIELAKALASLGRHEEALDVCKWIMPFSSNAISSEKIEELSLLGAQMAYNVIDPRRGYDFVRDILQRHPYKISVWNYYFKALCKMEIYRHKHSRFLRRIREKEKECVPPIIISGHQFSMGCLYQTAAEEYLHAYKLLPDSPFVNLCVGTSLINLAFDVRLKNKHQCVVQGMAFLFKYLKLCGESQEALFNIARAYHHVGLVSLAASYYEKVLSIREKDYPIPRLPYESQHLRENGNSGYCSLHREAAYNLHLIYKTSGALDLARQVLRDYCTL